One genomic region from Epinephelus moara isolate mb chromosome 8, YSFRI_EMoa_1.0, whole genome shotgun sequence encodes:
- the LOC126394235 gene encoding tropomyosin-like, whose product MQRIKDQDQEINDLKTEIRDKRNEETEMKIQMTVLKTERDHTLENLFRAQREIDLLTTRVEKQQQEIQARTLDQKKMGRELDQVKKDCDSVRNQLIEVSRKLENTQVLQDRYKDNVKRDLKLEEKKYRVILTEKERLERELQLSTHQVSQQQHTITIQKAAKDSLEQTVKTLREEVESLTLHNRESETEIDGLREAFEKLLRQKIVLITDRARSGKQVYDSTFLLYKYRQCYQKERRVQRQAALVVKQREEIEELKLALAQRPDNVVVKLMKSQWDNRELKKQLMALKGEKVKYEVTYQHAREENKKLTEGLSEMKVDAGHKPKAEHQSEPPQLSRHTRFPLSADRTPSQSEDRSGRVPVLPPLTKTTQPCVRKLVPRPPPPSTPKSTPDLKLRVRRVLPPQATPVRK is encoded by the coding sequence ATGCAACGCATCaaggaccaggaccaggaaaTAAATGATCTCAAAACTGAAATCAGAGATAAAAGGAACGAGGAGACTGAGATGAAAATCCAGATGACCGTTCTCAAGACTGAGAGAGACCACACCCTTGAGAATCTGTTCAGGGCCCAGAGAGAAATTGATCTGCTGACTACAAGAgttgaaaaacagcagcaggagatcCAAGCCAGGACTTTGGATCAGAAAAAAATGGGCAGAGAGCTGGACCAGGTCAAGAAGGATTGTGACTCTGTGCGCAACCAGCTGATAGAGGTCAGTAGGAAACTGGAGAACACACAGGTGTTGCAGGACAGATATAAAGACAATGTGAAACGGGACCTTAAGCTGGAGGAGAAGAAATACAGGGTGATCctgacagagaaggagaggttAGAAAGAGAGCTGCAGCTCTCTACGCACCAGGTATCGCAGCAGCAACATACCATCACTATCCAGAAGGCTGCAAAAGACTCCTTAGAGCAGACAGTGAAAACACTCAGGGAGGAAGTTGAGTCCCTCACGCTGCACAACAGGGAGTCTGAGACTGAGATTGATGGACTGAGAGAGGCTTTCGAGAAGCTTCTTAGGCAGAAAATTGTGTTGATCACAGACAGAGCGAGGAGTGGAAAGCAAGTCTATGATTCCACCTTTCTGCTGTATAAATACAGGCAGTGCTACCAGAAAGAGCGCCGTGTGCAGCGCCAAGCAGCACTCGTTGTGAAACAGCGCGAAGAGATCGAGGAGCTAAAGCTCGCGTTGGCACAGCGTCCGGATAACGTGGTGGTGAAGCTGATGAAGAGTCAGTGGGACAACAGAGAGCTCAAGAAGCAGCTCATGGCATTAAAGGGCGAAAAAGTCAAGTACGAGGTGACTTATCAGCATGCcagggaagaaaacaaaaagctcACAGAGGGCCTGAGTGAGATGAAGGTGGACGCTGGGCACAAGCCCAAAGCAGAGCACCAGAGTGAGCCTCCGCAATTATCGAGGCACACTCGGTTCCCTCTCTCTGCTGACAGGACCCCGTCTCAGTCTGAAGACAGGTCTGGTCGTGTGCCCGTCCTCCCTCCCCTCACCAAAACGACCCAGCCTTGTGTGAGAAAATTGGTGCCGCGCCCACCTCCACCCTCAACTCCAAAGTCTACACCTGACTTGAAGTTGCGCGTCAGAAGAGTGCTCCCGCCTCAAGCAACACCTGTCCGTAAGTGA
- the LOC126394234 gene encoding uncharacterized protein LOC126394234, whose product MYCRINMNVPVLQIFFDDHDTRQDFRLSRESLAVLLDLLHQERQHGWGATIETLVFLFWLASGTSYRVVSRVFGMPRSTVHRIVHQVTEEVVAIRHRVIYLPKTADDLAAVTQGFAGLARHRAFLKAAGEIDGCHVRIKPPSGPDGQCYRNRKLFASIILQAVCDHQGRFIDTYVGWPGSVHNSRVLRHSPLYRRAIYPPPGYFILADGGYPCLQHPFPLITPYKRPVQGVGAQRFNSHHSRARSIIERAFGMMKTRFRAIFLQALEVHHTFVPQVCHYTTELLLNGEYQ is encoded by the coding sequence ATGTACTGCCGCATAAATATGAACGTTCCGGTGctccaaatattttttgatgatCATGACACCCGACAAGATTTCAGGCTGAGCAGAGAGTCCCTGGCGGTGCTGCTGGACCTTCTCCACCAGGAAAGACAACACGGATGGGGTGCCACAATAGAGACTTTGGTCTTTCTCTTCTGGCTGGCGAGTGGGACATCATACAGGGTGGTCTCAAGGGTGTTTGGGATGCCTCGCTCCACTGTTCACCGCATCGTTCATCAAGTTACTGAGGAGGTGGTGGCCATTCGCCACAGGGTCATCTACCTCCCCAAGACCGCTGATGACCTGGCGGCAGTAACTCAGGGGTTTGCAGGGCTGGCAAGACACAGAGCTTTTctaaaagctgctggagaaaTCGACGGCTGCCATGTCAGGATCAAGCCACCAAGTGGCCCTGATGGTCAGTGCTATAGAAATCGAAAACTGTTTGCGTCTATAATCCTACAAGCAGTTTGTGACCATCAGGGCCGCTTCATCGACACGTACGTGGGCTGGCCGGGGTCGGTGCACAACTCCAGGGTACTCCGGCACAGCCCACTGTACAGGCGGGCCATCTACCCTCCTCCAGGGTACTTCATCTTGGCAGACGGTGGGTACCCGTGCCTCCAACATCCATTCCCCCTCATCACTCCCTACAAGCGGCCGGTACAAGGTGTGGGAGCCCAGCGCTTCAACAGCCATCATTCCAGGGCACGCTCCATCATAGAGCGTGCCTTTGGGATGATGAAGACGAGGTTTAGGGCCATCTTCCTCCAAGCGCTGGAGGTGCACCACACCTTTGTGCCTCAGGTATGTCATTACACAACAGAATTATTGTTAAATGGTGAATACcagtaa